The Myxococcales bacterium genome contains a region encoding:
- a CDS encoding recombinase family protein, producing the protein LEQATGTSLRDQQAAIEAHAAARGVVLAHVYVEAESGIHENNERREQMQALLRDVRRGVAHRIVHRAAWKHVA; encoded by the coding sequence CCTCGAGCAAGCCACCGGCACCAGCCTGCGAGACCAGCAAGCGGCCATCGAAGCGCACGCGGCGGCGCGCGGCGTAGTCCTCGCCCACGTCTACGTGGAGGCGGAGTCGGGGATCCACGAGAACAACGAACGCCGCGAGCAGATGCAGGCGCTTCTCCGCGACGTGCGCCGCGGTGTGGCCCACCGAATCGTTCACAGGGCAGCG